A stretch of the Panicum virgatum strain AP13 chromosome 9N, P.virgatum_v5, whole genome shotgun sequence genome encodes the following:
- the LOC120692793 gene encoding transcription initiation factor IIF subunit alpha-like has translation MGTGVGAPADLVLKEACERCGAASGLYGTSCRHTTLCTGCGRAVARARGRCAVCASPVTRLIREYDVRVDTSAEKAHFIGRFTTGLPPLSKKRSAGNRWSVRKDVPQGRQLTGNMREKDYSRRPWILEDETGEHQYQGQIEDPPATYYSLTLKGKEITAVPVGSWYNFSKVAQYKQLTLEEAEEKMNRRRNSAFGYERWLMKAATNGAAAFSSDVKRLDDVNGGVTNGVHPKKEDMNGNGNQSVKGEDDEEWEAERRNRLGLSTKGIDEDGEESGKDRDFDLDDEIEKGDDWEHEETFTDDDETLDIDIEERPDLADPEAPPPEIKQDDNENELGSNDNLSKSGQELKKLLRRAAGENESDADDKNTDEDEPSSPECAPKQLVVPKTKQVDSNPAKPTPSTHAQGSTPPSKATQKRGSGGGDANTSNAAASKKIKTEPVTTMSSVKDETPSSLEPISEASLPARTTELSPITEEEVRTALRELAPATSQDLVSRFRPRLVTQEDKKAFLNIVRKISHMFKNKGRSYLVLRQEHK, from the exons atgGGCACGGGGGTCGGCGCGCCTGCCGACCTGGTCCTGAAGGAGGCGTGCGAGCGCTGCGGCGCCGCGTCGGGACTCTACGGCACGTCGTGCCGGCACACCACCCTCTGCACCGGCTGCGGCAGGGCCGTGGCGCGCGCCCGCGGGCGCTGCGCCGTCTGCGCCTCCCCCGTCACCAGGCTCATCCGG GAGTACGATGTCCGGGTGGATACCTCCGCGGAGAAGGCCCACTTCATCGGCAGGTTCACCACCGGCTTGCCGCCCTTGTCGAAGAAGAGGAGCGCGGGGAACAGGTGGTCTGTCCGCAAGGATGTCCCGCAAGGACGGCAGCTTACCGGGAACATGCgg GAGAAGGACTACAGCAGGCGGCCTTGGATTTTAGAGGATGAGACAGGTGAACATCAGTATCAAGGCCAAATTGAAGACCCACCGGCTACATACTATTCACTAACGTTGAAAGGCAAGGAGATCACCGCTGTTCCAGTTGGTTCCTG GTACAACTTCAGTAAAGTTGCACAGTATAAACAGCTAACCTTGGAAGAAGCTGAAGAGAAGATGAATAGAAGGAGAAATAGTGCATTTGGGTATGAACGGTGGCTGATGAAGGCAGCTACAAATGGAGCTGCTGCCTTTAGTTCGGATGTGAAGAGGCTTGACGATGTAAATGGAGGGGTAACAAATGGGGTTCACCCCAAGAAAGAAGATATGAATGGGAATGGAAATCAATCTGTCAAAGGTGAGGATGACGAAGAATGGGAAGCTGAAAGGAGAAACAGGCTTGGGCTTAGTACTAAAGGCATCGATGAGGACGGCGAGGAAAGCGGGAAGGACAGAGACTTCGATTTGGATGATGAAATTGAGAAAG GTGATGATTGGGAGCACGAAGAGACCTTCACTGATGATGATGAGACTCTGGACATTGATATAGAGGAAAGACCTGATTTAGCGGATCCTGAGGCTCCTCCTCCTGAAATTAAGCAG GATGACAACGAGAATGAATTAGGCAGCAACGACAACTTGAGCAAGTCTGGTCAGGAGCTAAAAAAGCTACTCCGCCGAGCTGCTGGGGAAAATGAGTCCGACGCTGATGACAAAAACACAGAT GAAGACGAACCATCATCGCCAGAATGTGCTCCAAAACAACTGGTTGTACCCAAAACTAAACAAGTGGATAGCAACCCTGCTAAACCAACACCCTCTACGCACGCTCAGGGCTCTACACCTCCATCCAAAGCCACTCAAAAGAGGGGATCAGGGGGTGGTGATGCAAATACTTCTAATGCTGCAGCCTCCAAAAAGATAAAGACAGAACCT GTAACCACAATGTCGTCTGTCAAGGATGAAACTCCATCTTCTTTGGAACCAATTTCAGAAGCATCTCTTCCAGCAAGAACGACAGAATTATCACCCATCACAGAGGAGGAAGTCAGGACAGCACTTCGTGAACTTGCTCCAGCCACATCTCAAGATCTGGTGTCGAGGTTCAGACCTCGTTTAGTAACTCAAGAG GACAAGAAAGCATTTCTTAACATTGTGAGGAAAATCTCTCACATGTTTAAGAACAAGGGCCGTAGCTACCTCGTTCTTCGGCAGGAACACAAGTGA
- the LOC120691391 gene encoding receptor-like serine/threonine-protein kinase At2g45590 isoform X1 has product MPSRQPPPPAPSPTPAAGAAVVLADLRSRGGRHRRRVSAAPAAAAGASAAAALILAVAVALLLLWRRRRRRKLAAAAGAQPGAELRRLSYQHLRRATGGFAAGSKLGQGGFGPVFRGALPRSGQPVAVKVMDAAGSLQGEREFHNEVSLASHLLGCAAPAPGAPPSILLPFAYSLSAQPRRRRMMLVYELMPNGSLQDALLGKRCPEIVAEWPRRLAVARDVAAALHYLHSVVQPPVIHGDVKPSNVLLDADLRARLSDFGLARIRTEEEDELESGAIGADADGNGNPGGGCDEDVSVAGESMTAVVVNGEDNAAKSPEDDEAFTTASPAEAASTSGCDKTSVGSGLNARSCNGGGAAGSGSGSDWWWRQDNGGGGGGVKDYVMEWIRSEIKKERPKNDWIAGSSAIAPSTERKKQKRRAREWWREEYAEELTKKQKRRALAKSKSDAGAMSGLQWWERDCDLEEKGHSRWRMMKKSWSRRSSNGNASIGWWVDGVRRSSRDWASGEFVPKSGGAVSSTPSMRGTVCYVAPEYGGGGPLSEKCDIYSFGVLLLVLISGRRPLQMTTSPMSEFEKASLISWARHLAQVGRLLDLVDPALRDVDRDQALLCITVALLCIQRSPARRPSSAEVLDMLAGEGEPPPLPLEFSPSPPGGFPFKSRRKGRRSTMLEQLILLSERESCYFWTCFFFSFFFLGCCSSLSLDFSLALSLCPASIFYLVAGLLRTA; this is encoded by the exons ATGCCCTCGCGgcagcccccgccgccggctccgtCGCCGACCCcggccgcgggggcggcggtCGTCCTCGCGGACCTTCGATCCCGCGgggggcgccaccgccgccgcgtatccgctgcccccgccgccgctgcgggggCCTCAGCCGCGGCGGCCCTGATCTTAGCGGTCGCCGTCGCGCTGCTACTGCTGTGGcgcaggcggaggcggcggaagctggccgcggcggcaggggcgcaGCCGGGGGCCGAGCTGCGGAGGCTGTCGTACCAGCATCTGCGCCGCGCCACGGGCGGCTTCGCGGCGGGGAGCAAGCTGGGTCAGGGCGGGTTCGGCCCGGTCTTCCGCGGCGCGCTGCCCCGGTCGGGCCAGCCCGTGGCCGTCAAGGTCATGGACGCCGCGGGGTCCCTCCAGGGCGAGCGCGAGTTCCACAACGAGGTCTCCCTGGCCTCCCACCTCCTCggctgcgccgccccggccccgggGGCGCCGCCATCCATCCTCCTCCCGTTCGCCTACTCACTCTCCGCGCAGCCGCGCCGGCGGAGGATGATGCTTGTGTACGAGCTCATGCCCAATGGGTCGCTGCAGGACGCGCTGCTCGGGAAGAGGTGCCCCGAGATAGTGGCCGAgtggccgcgccgcctcgccgtcgcccgcgacgtcgccgccgcgctccactACTTGCATTCCGTCGTGCAGCCGCCCGTGATCCACGGGGATGTCAAGCCCAGCAACGTGTTGTTGGATGCGGACCTCCGTGCCCGCCTCTCAGATTTCGGCCTCGCGCGGATCAGGACTGAAGAGGAGGATGAGCTGGAGAGTGGTGCGATTGGGGCCGATGCAGATGGGAATGGCAATCCTGGTGGTGGATGTGACGAGGATGTGTCAGTGGCCGGCGAGAGCATGACTGCTGTCGTGGTCAATGGGGAAGACAATGCTGCCAAGTCGCCAGAGGATGATGAGGCGTTCACGACGGCCTCTCCTGCCGAGGCTGCATCCACTTCTGGATGTGACAAGACTAGTGTTGGTAGCGGACTGAATGCCCGAAGCTGCAATGGTGGAGGAGCTGCAGGATCAGGATCTGGGAGTGACTGGTGGTGGCGTCAGGACAAtggtggcggaggtggtggtGTTAAGGACTATGTCATGGAATGGATTAGGTCTGAGATCAAGAAGGAGCGGCCGAAGAATGATTGGATTGCGGGATCATCTGCAATTGCCCCTTCAACGGAGAGGAAGAAGCAAAAACGTCGCGCGCGGGAGTGGTGGCGTGAGGAGTATGCAGAGGAGCTCActaagaagcagaaacggcggGCACTGGCCAAGTCGAAGAGTGACGCTGGTGCCATGTCTGGGTTGCAGTGGTGGGAGAGGGATTGTGATTTAGAGGAGAAGGGGCATTCAAGATGGAGGATGATGAAAAaaagttggagccggaggagcagcAATGGCAATGCCAGCATCGGTTGGTGGGTGGATGGTGTGAGAAGAAGCAGCAGGGATTGGGCCAGTGGGGAATTTGTGCCCAAAAGTGGTGGTGCAGTGAGCAGCACACCAAGCATGCGAGGCACAGTTTGCTATGTGGCTCCGGAGTATGGTGGCGGTGGGCCTCTATCAGAGAAATGTGACATTTACAGCTTTGGAGTGTTGTTGTTAGTTCTTATATCTGGACGCCGCCCACTCCAAATGACCACCTCACCAATGTCAGAGTTTGAGAAGGCGAGCCTCATCTCATGGGCGAGGCATCTTGCTCAAGTGGGCCGTTTGCTTGATCTTGTTGATCCTGCACTGCGGGACGTTGATCGAGACCAAGCACTTCTATGCATTACCGTTGCGCTCCTTTGCATCCAGCGGTCACCAGCTCGCCGCCCCTCAAGTGCAGAGGTCCTTGATATGCTTGCTGGTGAGGGCGAGCCACCACCTCTTCCGTTAGAGTTCTCGCCTTCGCCTCCTGGCGGGTTCCCCTTCAAGTCCAGAAGGAAAGGCCG CAGGAGTACCATGCTTGAACAGTTGATTCTGCTGAGTGAGAGGGAATCATGCTACTTTTGGAcatgttttttcttctcttttttttttttgggttgttGCAGTTCCCTTTCACTTGACTTTTCCTTAGCACTCTCACTTTGTCCAGCAAGTATATTCTACCTAGTTGCTGGCTTGCTTCGAACAGCTTGA
- the LOC120691391 gene encoding receptor-like serine/threonine-protein kinase At2g45590 isoform X2 — MPSRQPPPPAPSPTPAAGAAVVLADLRSRGGRHRRRVSAAPAAAAGASAAAALILAVAVALLLLWRRRRRRKLAAAAGAQPGAELRRLSYQHLRRATGGFAAGSKLGQGGFGPVFRGALPRSGQPVAVKVMDAAGSLQGEREFHNEVSLASHLLGCAAPAPGAPPSILLPFAYSLSAQPRRRRMMLVYELMPNGSLQDALLGKRCPEIVAEWPRRLAVARDVAAALHYLHSVVQPPVIHGDVKPSNVLLDADLRARLSDFGLARIRTEEEDELESGAIGADADGNGNPGGGCDEDVSVAGESMTAVVVNGEDNAAKSPEDDEAFTTASPAEAASTSGCDKTSVGSGLNARSCNGGGAAGSGSGSDWWWRQDNGGGGGGVKDYVMEWIRSEIKKERPKNDWIAGSSAIAPSTERKKQKRRAREWWREEYAEELTKKQKRRALAKSKSDAGAMSGLQWWERDCDLEEKGHSRWRMMKKSWSRRSSNGNASIGWWVDGVRRSSRDWASGEFVPKSGGAVSSTPSMRGTVCYVAPEYGGGGPLSEKCDIYSFGVLLLVLISGRRPLQMTTSPMSEFEKASLISWARHLAQVGRLLDLVDPALRDVDRDQALLCITVALLCIQRSPARRPSSAEVLDMLAGEGEPPPLPLEFSPSPPGGFPFKSRRKGR; from the coding sequence ATGCCCTCGCGgcagcccccgccgccggctccgtCGCCGACCCcggccgcgggggcggcggtCGTCCTCGCGGACCTTCGATCCCGCGgggggcgccaccgccgccgcgtatccgctgcccccgccgccgctgcgggggCCTCAGCCGCGGCGGCCCTGATCTTAGCGGTCGCCGTCGCGCTGCTACTGCTGTGGcgcaggcggaggcggcggaagctggccgcggcggcaggggcgcaGCCGGGGGCCGAGCTGCGGAGGCTGTCGTACCAGCATCTGCGCCGCGCCACGGGCGGCTTCGCGGCGGGGAGCAAGCTGGGTCAGGGCGGGTTCGGCCCGGTCTTCCGCGGCGCGCTGCCCCGGTCGGGCCAGCCCGTGGCCGTCAAGGTCATGGACGCCGCGGGGTCCCTCCAGGGCGAGCGCGAGTTCCACAACGAGGTCTCCCTGGCCTCCCACCTCCTCggctgcgccgccccggccccgggGGCGCCGCCATCCATCCTCCTCCCGTTCGCCTACTCACTCTCCGCGCAGCCGCGCCGGCGGAGGATGATGCTTGTGTACGAGCTCATGCCCAATGGGTCGCTGCAGGACGCGCTGCTCGGGAAGAGGTGCCCCGAGATAGTGGCCGAgtggccgcgccgcctcgccgtcgcccgcgacgtcgccgccgcgctccactACTTGCATTCCGTCGTGCAGCCGCCCGTGATCCACGGGGATGTCAAGCCCAGCAACGTGTTGTTGGATGCGGACCTCCGTGCCCGCCTCTCAGATTTCGGCCTCGCGCGGATCAGGACTGAAGAGGAGGATGAGCTGGAGAGTGGTGCGATTGGGGCCGATGCAGATGGGAATGGCAATCCTGGTGGTGGATGTGACGAGGATGTGTCAGTGGCCGGCGAGAGCATGACTGCTGTCGTGGTCAATGGGGAAGACAATGCTGCCAAGTCGCCAGAGGATGATGAGGCGTTCACGACGGCCTCTCCTGCCGAGGCTGCATCCACTTCTGGATGTGACAAGACTAGTGTTGGTAGCGGACTGAATGCCCGAAGCTGCAATGGTGGAGGAGCTGCAGGATCAGGATCTGGGAGTGACTGGTGGTGGCGTCAGGACAAtggtggcggaggtggtggtGTTAAGGACTATGTCATGGAATGGATTAGGTCTGAGATCAAGAAGGAGCGGCCGAAGAATGATTGGATTGCGGGATCATCTGCAATTGCCCCTTCAACGGAGAGGAAGAAGCAAAAACGTCGCGCGCGGGAGTGGTGGCGTGAGGAGTATGCAGAGGAGCTCActaagaagcagaaacggcggGCACTGGCCAAGTCGAAGAGTGACGCTGGTGCCATGTCTGGGTTGCAGTGGTGGGAGAGGGATTGTGATTTAGAGGAGAAGGGGCATTCAAGATGGAGGATGATGAAAAaaagttggagccggaggagcagcAATGGCAATGCCAGCATCGGTTGGTGGGTGGATGGTGTGAGAAGAAGCAGCAGGGATTGGGCCAGTGGGGAATTTGTGCCCAAAAGTGGTGGTGCAGTGAGCAGCACACCAAGCATGCGAGGCACAGTTTGCTATGTGGCTCCGGAGTATGGTGGCGGTGGGCCTCTATCAGAGAAATGTGACATTTACAGCTTTGGAGTGTTGTTGTTAGTTCTTATATCTGGACGCCGCCCACTCCAAATGACCACCTCACCAATGTCAGAGTTTGAGAAGGCGAGCCTCATCTCATGGGCGAGGCATCTTGCTCAAGTGGGCCGTTTGCTTGATCTTGTTGATCCTGCACTGCGGGACGTTGATCGAGACCAAGCACTTCTATGCATTACCGTTGCGCTCCTTTGCATCCAGCGGTCACCAGCTCGCCGCCCCTCAAGTGCAGAGGTCCTTGATATGCTTGCTGGTGAGGGCGAGCCACCACCTCTTCCGTTAGAGTTCTCGCCTTCGCCTCCTGGCGGGTTCCCCTTCAAGTCCAGAAGGAAAGGCCGGTGA